A single genomic interval of Helianthus annuus cultivar XRQ/B chromosome 6, HanXRQr2.0-SUNRISE, whole genome shotgun sequence harbors:
- the LOC110867958 gene encoding uncharacterized protein LOC110867958 — protein MCNRGRQQPPPPSGGGAATHTGAERERDRDRERETERDREPAVGVSDRRSVRLSGGRCDYPASITVFWRTLFLSDGFRHFSGDGGSPTNQLFRRQQVVAGFSDDGGGSESNLFSGARVLISASNCRSKLVTVNSSGLSQNWSTAVQVRDCYSVRM, from the exons ATGTGCAACCGGGGGcgacaacaaccaccaccaccgtctggtgGTGGTGCGGCGACTCACACTGgggccgagagagagagagaccgagaCCGAGAGAGAGAGACCGAGAGAGACAGAGAACCGGCGGTCGGAGTCTCGGACCGCCGGTCGGTTCGTTTGTCCGGTGGTCGGTGTGATTATCCGGCGAGTATAACAGTTTTCTGGCGGACCTTGTTTTTATCCGACGGATTTCGCCATTTTTCGGGCGATGGAGGTTCTCCGACGAACCAGTTGTTCCGACGTCAGCAGGTGGTCGCCGGATTTAGCGACGATGGTGGCGGATCCGAGTCCAATTTGTTCTCCG GGGCTCGGGTTCTGATTTCAGCTTCGAATTGTCGGTCCAAACTGGTCACAGTCAACAGTTCGGGTCTCAGTCAAAACTGGTCAACTGCGGTTCAGGTTCGGGATTGTTATTCGGTTCGGATGTGA